TTGTTTTCCCGGGTGCCGGTGCTGCGTGAGGAGGTGGCGCTGTTCGTCAACCGCCGCAACCTGCCGAGTTTTACCCACTTGCAGGACCTGACCGCCTACCGCGGCGGCCTGCTGTTCGGCGAGAGCTACGGCCAGGATTTCGACCGCGAAGTGGTGCAGCACGGCAATATCGAATGGGTCTCCAGCAGCCAGCAGAATTTCGGCAAGCTGATCCGCCAGCGCATCGATTTCATCCCCCATGAACGCCGCACCGGGCAGCTGTTCATCGAGCAGTTGCCGGGGGCCCAGGACATCATCGCCTTGCCCCAGGCGGTGAGCGTCGACTACCTGCGCCTGGCGGTGTCGCGCCATTCGCCCCTGGCGCCGCGCATGGCCGAGATCGACACCCAGTTGCAGCGCCAGGTGGACAGCGGGGCGATCCAGCGCTGGCTGGCGCAGAGCCAGGACGGCTACCGCGCCATGCTCAAGGCCCAGGTGGAGGGCCGGCCATGATTGCGCTGCGGCCCAGCGGCCTGTTGCGCCGCCTGCTGCTGTTTATCCTGCTGTTCAGCCTGTGCTTCACCGTGCTCGCCAGCAGCGTGCAGCTGTACTTCGAATACCGCCGGGAAATGCGCGACATCGACAGCCGCATGGAGCTGATTCGCGCCGGTTACCTGGGCAGCCTGGAACGCAACCTGTGGGACCTCAACCAGGAGCAGCTGACCGTGCAGTTGCAGGGGCTGGTGGACTTTTCCGATGTGGCCCGGGTGCACTTGATCAGCAACGACTTCGACTTGCAGCAGGGCAGTGCCGAGCTGATCGGGCCGCTGCGGGTGGAGCGTTTCCCCCTGAGCTACCAGCCGCCGTCCGGGCCCTTGCGCCAGTTGGGCGAGTTGCAGGTCAGCACTGATCTGGGGGCAGTGTATCGGCGCCTGTACGCCACCGGGCTGGCCAGCCTGTTGTGGATGAGCGTGTTTCTCTGCGGCTTGGCGGTGGCCTTGTCCGGGCTGTTCTACCGCCTGGTGACCCGGCACCTGCAAGTGATGGCCGATTTCGCCCGGCGCGTGGCGGCCGGCGAGCTGCACGAGCCCCTGCACCTGGACAAGCGCCAGCGCCCCGGCGGCGATGAGATCGACACCGTAGCCCGGGCCCTGGACGACATGCGTCGGGCAGTGCTCGACGATGTGCAGCGCCGCGAAGCCGACCGATTGGCCTTGCAGGACAAGCGCGACGAATTGCAGAAAATGGTCCAGCGCCGCACCGCCAGCCTGATGCACGCCAAGGACGAGGCCGAAGCCGCGAACCTCGCCAAGTCGCGCTTTCTGGCGACCATGAGCCATGAACTGCGCACCCCCTTGAATGGCATCCTCGGCATGGCCGAACTGCTGCGTTCGGCGCCCCTGGGCAGCCAGGATCGCCAGCGCTTGCAGGCCCTGCACCAGGCCGGGGAGGGGCTACTGAGCATCCTCAACGAAGTGCTGTCCTTTGCCCGGTTGGAGGAGGGCGAAAGCCGCCCGGAAGTGCGGGACTTCTCCCTGCGTCAGTTGCTGGAAGAAGTCACCACCTTGTTGCAGCCCCGGGCCGAGGCCAACCGCACCCGCCTGGAATTGCACATCGACGAACAACTGGCACCGCGCCAGCAGGGCGCCGAGCAGTACCTGCGCCAGGTGCTGAGCAACCTGCTGGCCAACGCCATTCGTTTTACCGAAGACGGCTGGGTGCGGGTCGAGGTGCAGGTGCTGCACAGCGCCGCCGAGGGCCAGCGCCTGCGCTGCTGCGTGCGCGACAACGGCATCGGCATTGCCGCGTCGATGCGCGAAAAGATCTTCGAGCGTTTCGTCCAGGCCAGTGATGAAGTCAGCCGCCGCTATGGCGGCACTGGCCTGGGATTGGCCATCTGCAAGCACCTGCTGCAGCAACTGGACGGACGCATCGGCGTCGACAGTGAGCTGGGGCAGGGCAGTTGTTTCTGGTTCGAGCTGGCGTTGGGCATCGGCCAGGAGCCCTTGTCGGTGCCCGCGCTTGAGTTGCCGACGCAGGCTTTGAAGATCCTGGTGGTCGAAGACGTGGCCCTGAACCGCGAAGTGGCCAGCGGCCTGCTGCAGCGTGACGGCCATCAAGTGTGGCTGGCTGAAGACGGCGAGTCGGCTCTGGCCTTGTGTCAGCAGCAAGCCTTCGACCTGTTGCTGCTGGATGTGCACTTGCCGGGCATCAGCGGGGTCGAACTGTGCCGGGAAATCCGCCAGCGTCCCGGGCCCAACCGGCAGGTGCGCATTGTCGCTCTCACCGCCAGCGTCCAGCCGTCCGTGGTGCGTGGTTATCTGCAGGCCGGGATGCAGGGCATTCTCGGCAAGCCGTTGCAGCTGGAGAGCCTGCGTCAGGTGCTGGCCGGGCAGGTGCAGATGCCGCAGGCCGACACTGAGGAGGGCTTGCTCGACCAGGGCTTGCTGGACACTCATCGCAGTCTGTTGGGCGAGCAGAAGTTGCAGGACCTGCTCCGGATCCTGGCCGATGCCCTGGATCAGCAACAACCACTGTTGGCCGACGCCCTGGCCGCCGAAGACTGCACCGAGGTCCTGCACCTGGCCCATCGGCTGGCGGGCAGTGCCGACTCCCTGGGGTTTTGCGCGTTGGCCCGGGTGCTGCGGGAGTTGGAGGAGGCGGCGCAGCAGGCGGATCGCCCGGCTCTGGCGTCCCTGGCGGCGAGGCTGCAGCAGCCCTGGCAAGAGTCTCGGGCCTTGCTGCAGCGCTTGCTGGCGGCCTGACGTACAAAATCCTTACGACTTTTTACATCTTCGATCTTTTGCTTCAACCCGAACTTACATGGCTTTCCAATAATCGCTTGAGCCGCGCCCGCCGCGGCCTTCGAAGCTTATTGGAGATAATAATAATGAACTGCCTGCAAGCTGCTTGTACCCCACGCCCCGTCCCATCGCCCCGCGCCCTGCGCCTCACCGACTGCTGAGGTGCACCATGACGACCAGTACTGAACGCAAAGGCATCCAACTGACGCGCTCGCTGAAGAGCCGGCACATTTTCATGCTGTCCCTGGGCGGCGTGATCGGCACCGGGCTGTTCATGGGCTCCGGGGTCACCATCAACCAGGGCGGGCCCTGGGGGGCGATCCTCTCCTACCTGGTGGCCGGCTTCCTGATGTACCTGGTAATGGTCTGCCTGGGCGAGCTGTCGGTGCAGATGCCGGTGTCCGGCTCGTTCCAGGCCCACGCCACCAAGTACATCGGCCCGGCCACCGGCTTCATGATCGGCTGGGTCTACTGGATGAGCTGGGCCACCACCGTGGGCCTGGAGTTCACCGCCGCCGGCATGCTGATGCAGCGCTGGTTTCCCGGGGTGCCGATCTGGTACTGGTCGGCGCTGTTCGTGGCCTTGCTGTTCGGCATCAACGCCCTGGCCACCAGGGCCTTTGGCGAGGCCGAATACTGGTTCGCCGGGGTCAAGGTGCTGGCGATCCTGAGCTTTATCGTGGTGGGCGCGCTGGTGATCTTCGGCGTCATCGACCTGCCCAGCGGCGCCCCGGCGCCGATGTTCGACAACCTCAAGGGCGACTCCCTGTTCCCCAACGGCCTGCCGGCGGTGTTCGCGGTGATGATGACCGTGGTCTACGCCTTCCAGGGCTGCGAGATCATGGGCGTGGCCGCCGGTGAAACCGACCAGCCGGAAAAAAGCATTCCGCGTGCCGTGCGCAACGTGGTGTTTCGGGTACTGATCTTCTATGTCCTGGCGGTGATGGTGCTGGCGGCGATCATTCCCTGGCAGCAAGCCGGACTGGTGGAGAGCCCCTTCGTCCAGGTGTTCGACATGGTGGGAATTCCCTACGCCGCCGACCTGATGAACTTCGTGATCCTCACGGCGATTCTTTCGGTGGGCAACTCCGGTTTGTATGCCTCCACGCGCATCCTCTGGGCCATGTCCAAATCCGGCATGGCGCCCAAGGCCCTGTCGCCCCTGAGCAAACAAGGCGTACCCCTGCGCGCCCTGTTCATCACCCTGTGCTTTGCCCTGATCTCGTTGATGACCAGCTTCATCGCTGCCGACACCCTGTTCATGGTGCTGATGGCGGTGAGCGGCATGGCCGGCACCGTGACCTGGATCGTCATTGCCCTGGCCCAGTACCGCTTCCGTCGCCAGTTCCTGCGCGAAGGCGGGCAACTGGAGCAGCTCAAGTACCGCGCGCCCTGGTTCCCTCTGGTGCCGCTGCTGTGCATCGTCCTGTGCAGTTCGCTGTTCGTGTTCCTGGCCCTGGATGAAACCCAGCGTCCGTCGCTGTACTGGGGCTCGGGCTTTATCGCCCTGTGCTACGGCGCCTACTACCTGATGCAGCGCAAACGCCAACTGCAACCTGCAGCCGCCGTGTAGGAGCCGGCAGGTACACCACTCAGGCTCCCGTAGGAGCCGGCTTGCCGGCGAAGAGGCCCTTGAGCCCTGCATCGCCTGGGCCTGCGCTTTCGCTGGCAAGCCAGCTCCTACATTAAGCAGGCACATCCCACAGCCCCACCCCGTAGGAGCCGGCTTGCCGGCGAAGAGGCCCGCAAGCCTTGCATCGCCAGGGCCTGCGCCCACGGGGGCCCAACCACCGCAACTTCCTGCGGTCCTTTGCGCAGCCTCGCAGGCTCGGCAGCGGCTACAGAGCCCGCGCGGGAGGTTGTAGGCGGTTGTTCGAAGTTGTAACAGAGGAGCCCGAAGCAACGATTGATTCTGATTAATGTCTATTTAAAACAACGAGTTATGTATTTTTTCCAGAATGGAGACAGGCCTCGATCAACCAATTGCTGCCTTGTTGAACACTCGTTTAGTATGGCCCTCACATCACCTCCCTCACGCCAACCACAATAATTCGAGGACGCACATGACCCCTTCATCGTCGCTGCTCAGCCGGGTCGAAGCCGGCGTAGCCTGGATCACCCTCAATCGCCCGGAGCAACGCAATGCTCTGGACATCCCCACCCTCAAGCAACTGCATGCCTTGCTGGAGCACTGCAACAGCGACCCGGCGGTACGGGTGCTGGTGCTGACCGGCAGCGGCCGCAGTTTCTGCGCCGGGGCCGATCTGGCGGAATGGGCCGAAGCCGAGGCCCGGGGCGCCCTGGAAAGCTACGGCTGGACCGAAACCGCCCACGCCTTGATGACCTGCCTGCACAGCCTGGACAAACCCACCATCGCCGCCATCAACGGCACGGCGGTGGGCGGTGGCATGGACCTGGCGCTGTGCTGCGACCTGCGGGTGGCGGGGCAGTCGGCGCGGTTCAAGGCCGGCTACACCAGCATGGCCTACTCGCCGGACGCCGGGGCCAGCTGGCACCTGCCGCGCTTGATCGGCAGCGAACAGGCCAAGCGCCTGCTGTTCCTCGATGAGTTGTGGAGCGCCGAACGGGCCCTGGCCGCCGGTTTGGTCGGCGAGGTGTGCGCCGACGAACAACTGATCGGCAGCGTCAGCGAGCTGGCGGCGCGCCTGGCCACGGGCCCGACCTTCGCCTTTGCCCAGACCAAGAAGCTGATCCGCCAGGGCGCCGATCGCAGCCTGGCGCAGCAACTGGCCGCCGAACTGGCCGCCGGCCTGCTCTGCGGGCGCAGCGCCGACGGCGCCGAAGCCCTGCGTGCCGTCAGCGAAAAACGCCCGCCACGTTTCCAAGGGTTGTAGGGGCGGTCGGGCGGCGTTCCGCTTGCCGGCGAAAGGGCCCCTGGGCCATGTGCCCATTTTGTAGGAGCCGGCTTGCCGGCGAAGGCGCCCGCAAGAACAGCGCCTGATTCAAGGGCCCGTTCGCCAGAAAGCTGGCTCCTACGGGACGGTGTTTTTCGCCAGATCGTCCTGCCAGATCACTCGTTTTTTTTGCACCGTCAATCACTCACAGGTAGCGCCATGAATTTCCAACTCAGCCAAGAACAAGAAATGTTGGTGGACGCGGTTCGCAGTTTTGTCAGCAAGGAGTTGCTGCCCCACGAAGAGGCGGTGGACCGCGCCGATGAGGTCAGCGCCGACCTCGCCGGGGAGATCCGCAGCAAGGCCATCGCCGCTGGCTTCTATGCCTTCAACATGCCGGAAGAAGTGGGTGGCGGCGGCCTGGACTACCTGTCCCAGGCGCTGATCGAGCGTGAGCTGGCCAAGTGTTC
The DNA window shown above is from Pseudomonas protegens CHA0 and carries:
- a CDS encoding substrate-binding periplasmic protein, giving the protein MLRRALVLCLGLCLIPLAGATWAEPAPQPQPVLRYCDYPVYPPISWSDGSQVRGLAPTVVRQVLGDLGYQVQVVVLGNWKRCLLDAAAGRVDVVLAYSTGQRQQDLLFSRVPVLREEVALFVNRRNLPSFTHLQDLTAYRGGLLFGESYGQDFDREVVQHGNIEWVSSSQQNFGKLIRQRIDFIPHERRTGQLFIEQLPGAQDIIALPQAVSVDYLRLAVSRHSPLAPRMAEIDTQLQRQVDSGAIQRWLAQSQDGYRAMLKAQVEGRP
- a CDS encoding ATP-binding protein, whose protein sequence is MIALRPSGLLRRLLLFILLFSLCFTVLASSVQLYFEYRREMRDIDSRMELIRAGYLGSLERNLWDLNQEQLTVQLQGLVDFSDVARVHLISNDFDLQQGSAELIGPLRVERFPLSYQPPSGPLRQLGELQVSTDLGAVYRRLYATGLASLLWMSVFLCGLAVALSGLFYRLVTRHLQVMADFARRVAAGELHEPLHLDKRQRPGGDEIDTVARALDDMRRAVLDDVQRREADRLALQDKRDELQKMVQRRTASLMHAKDEAEAANLAKSRFLATMSHELRTPLNGILGMAELLRSAPLGSQDRQRLQALHQAGEGLLSILNEVLSFARLEEGESRPEVRDFSLRQLLEEVTTLLQPRAEANRTRLELHIDEQLAPRQQGAEQYLRQVLSNLLANAIRFTEDGWVRVEVQVLHSAAEGQRLRCCVRDNGIGIAASMREKIFERFVQASDEVSRRYGGTGLGLAICKHLLQQLDGRIGVDSELGQGSCFWFELALGIGQEPLSVPALELPTQALKILVVEDVALNREVASGLLQRDGHQVWLAEDGESALALCQQQAFDLLLLDVHLPGISGVELCREIRQRPGPNRQVRIVALTASVQPSVVRGYLQAGMQGILGKPLQLESLRQVLAGQVQMPQADTEEGLLDQGLLDTHRSLLGEQKLQDLLRILADALDQQQPLLADALAAEDCTEVLHLAHRLAGSADSLGFCALARVLRELEEAAQQADRPALASLAARLQQPWQESRALLQRLLAA
- a CDS encoding amino acid permease, with product MTTSTERKGIQLTRSLKSRHIFMLSLGGVIGTGLFMGSGVTINQGGPWGAILSYLVAGFLMYLVMVCLGELSVQMPVSGSFQAHATKYIGPATGFMIGWVYWMSWATTVGLEFTAAGMLMQRWFPGVPIWYWSALFVALLFGINALATRAFGEAEYWFAGVKVLAILSFIVVGALVIFGVIDLPSGAPAPMFDNLKGDSLFPNGLPAVFAVMMTVVYAFQGCEIMGVAAGETDQPEKSIPRAVRNVVFRVLIFYVLAVMVLAAIIPWQQAGLVESPFVQVFDMVGIPYAADLMNFVILTAILSVGNSGLYASTRILWAMSKSGMAPKALSPLSKQGVPLRALFITLCFALISLMTSFIAADTLFMVLMAVSGMAGTVTWIVIALAQYRFRRQFLREGGQLEQLKYRAPWFPLVPLLCIVLCSSLFVFLALDETQRPSLYWGSGFIALCYGAYYLMQRKRQLQPAAAV
- a CDS encoding enoyl-CoA hydratase/isomerase family protein, translating into MTPSSSLLSRVEAGVAWITLNRPEQRNALDIPTLKQLHALLEHCNSDPAVRVLVLTGSGRSFCAGADLAEWAEAEARGALESYGWTETAHALMTCLHSLDKPTIAAINGTAVGGGMDLALCCDLRVAGQSARFKAGYTSMAYSPDAGASWHLPRLIGSEQAKRLLFLDELWSAERALAAGLVGEVCADEQLIGSVSELAARLATGPTFAFAQTKKLIRQGADRSLAQQLAAELAAGLLCGRSADGAEALRAVSEKRPPRFQGL